In the genome of Notamacropus eugenii isolate mMacEug1 chromosome 5, mMacEug1.pri_v2, whole genome shotgun sequence, one region contains:
- the AMER3 gene encoding APC membrane recruitment protein 3, whose amino-acid sequence MELRRGKTFIKSSLQISNEKPLVSEAAFRSKEAGAFRPRIAGTDGRPLEEESQKAGLASHKHYRFSNKVTRLIPDEDLRASCGSSYKLVRKSKTHDCVMGADKPVGRLVNSISFSGLGSHPEAHGRRAPAGTPSPSSCSGQQMIDYRHFVPQMPFVPAVAKSIPRKRISLKRSKKGFRDIFHIKKNKSESLAMLMGKGKNLPSPGGEGEMSGRLGKTFFKPGETLASDSLAQDLSDSEVQSDSSYDYCGALCEDVASLKSFDSLTGCGEIFADEVSASLELEGSQEILNRRPRARENTSAMGSFQGGVEQLASPAQNEATDFAKFWDNINWSVRRHQSALFDSKLEGSKGSDPGRPKYEPAMLADLPLSPGGDPDSSKDSSIDTGTPKSEHQESTSTSDEGYYDSFSPGLEDDGKEAQSPGAPSGRFPRDSYSGDALYELFYDPSETKISPILDDDLCVSESLSEQAVEIPLSIYSFHVGAEENLAPQPALDIISQSFLHSTWKGKECLLKLCDTELSLTMGIINWLRRNPELVSPSDQAQTLPSPIKENGDPPACLGLPLGQEAGGAMITKGSRNDGSIGKETDNPEPLSCPEQVTNRRHFNHGTVEKHTEIPQREDHCLVIPDEGYRCASDVGRSWMATMPHPTAGGWQIYLPEKDLGSNEGRTLGEAPPASGDPLKELLHHPSQVSTEKGKGQSSPEASSRPIEAGEVTLADALDEHKAPSPSSCPSAHEKPSPPLSLRCFRSQTNPGLKRGEPDIMPVLESCITQVASLKISYENKPLAEWYLRKEEGSALCKRQKVGSHCVLLQNECSCNPASSGYPFLSPTGKLQEIPMSPNQGLSPWNNQKSQANFLNQMSQVSSNKIKFEYAQLNGQTLSYIQDLHLQLDPGDPSVATQEDQPKFIPLFASSGSGRPEAFPQASCAGSSSLQSVCPCSDIKIPGPTSGIPPECHHNLPTCVGALPCHAEAMATRPTVAETNL is encoded by the coding sequence ATGGAGCTCAGAAGGGGAAAGACCTTCATCAAATCCAGTTTACAGATTTCTAATGAGAAACCACTAGTGTCAGAGGCTGCCTTCCGGAGTAAGGAAGCTGGGGCATTCAGGCCAAGGATAGCAGGAACCGATGGAAGGCCTTTGGAAGAGGAGAGTCAGAAAGCAGGATTGGCTTCCCACAAACACTATAGGTTCTCCAACAAGGTGACCCGTTTGATACCTGATGAGGACCTCAGGGCTTcttgtgggtcttcctacaaactGGTGCGGAAGAGTAAGACACATGACTGTGTGATGGGAGCAGACAAGCCTGTAGGAAGGCTGGTTAATAGTATTAGCTTTTCTGGTCTGGGAAGTCACCCAGAAGCCCATGGTAGGAGAGCACCAGCAGGTACCCCTAGCCCATCCAGTTGCAGTGGTCAGCAAATGATTGATTACCGTCACTTTGTGCCCCAAATGCCCTTTGTGCCAGCTGTGGCCAAGAGCATCCCCAGGAAGAGGATTTCTCTGAAAAGATCCAAGAAAGGTTTCCGGGATATATTCCACATTAAGAAGAACAAGTCAGAGAGTCTGGCTATGCTGATGGGGAAAGGCAAAAACCTGCCATCTCCAGGAGGTGAGGGGGAAATGTCTGGAAGGCTAGGCAAAACCTTCTTCAAACCTGGGGAGACATTGGCTTCTGATAGTTTGGCTCAGGACTTGTCTGACAGTGAGGTACAGTCAGATTCTTCCTATGATTACTGTGGGGCCTTATGTGAAGATGTGGCTTCTCTTAAGAGCTTTGATTCTCTTACTGGCTGTGGGGAGATCTTTGCTGATGAGGTGTCAGCCTCATTGGAGCTGGAGGGCAGCCAGGAGATTTTGAACCGGAGGCCAAGAGCCAGAGAAAACACATCTGCCATGGGTTCTTTTCAGGGTGGGGTAGAACAGCTGGCCTCACCAGCTCAGAATGAGGCTACTGACTTTGCCAAGTTCTGGGACAACATCAACTGGTCAGTGAGGCGACACCAAAGTGCATTGTTTGATAGCAAGCTAGAGGGTTCCAAGGGTAGTGACCCTGGAAGGCCCAAATATGAGCCAGCTATGCTGGCTGATCTTCCACTGTCTCCTGGTGGTGACCCTGACAGCTCCAAAGATAGCTCCATAGATACTGGAACTCCAAAGAGTGAGCATCAGGAATCCACCTCCACCAGTGATGAAGGCTATTATGATTCTTTTTCTCCAGGCTTagaggatgatggaaaggaggccCAAAGTCCAGGGGCACCCAGTGGCAGGTTCCCTCGGGATAGCTATAGTGGTGATGCCCTttatgagctcttctatgaccccAGTGAGACCAAGATCAGCCCCATCCTGGATGATGACCTGTGTGTGTCGGAGAGCCTTTCTGAGCAGGCAGTCGAAATTCCCCTGTCCATTTACAGTTTCCATGTAGGGGCTGAGGAGAACCTGGCTCCTCAGCCAGCCCTGGACATCATCAGCCAGAGCTTCCTTCACAGCActtggaaagggaaggaatgCCTTTTGAAGCTGTGTGACACAGAGCTCTCCCTCACCATGGGCATCATTAACTGGCTCCGCAGGAACCCAGAGCTTGTTTCCCCCTCAGATCAGGCCCAGACCCTGCCATCACCAATAAAGGAAAATGGGGACCCTCCTGCCTGTTTGGGTCTCCCATTAGGCCAAGAAGCAGGAGGAGCAATGATTACTAAGGGATCCAGGAATGACGGCTCAATTGGGAAGGAAACTGACAACCCAGAACCACTGTCTTGCCCAGAACAAGTGACCAACAGGAGACATTTTAACCATGGGACAGTAGAAAAACATACAGAAATCCCTCAAAGGGAAGATCACTGTCTTGTGATTCCAGATGAGGGGTATAGATGTGCCTCAGATGTGGGCAGGTCCTGGATGGCTACCATGCCTCACCCCACAGCAGGTGGATGGCAGATATACTTGCCTGAGAAGGATCTGGGTTCCAATGAGGGTAGGACTCTAGGTGAGGCTCCTCCAGCCTCTGGAGATCCATTGAAAGAGCTTCTCCATCACCCCTCACAGGTAtccacagagaaaggaaaaggtcagTCTTCACCAGAGGCTTCCTCTCGGCCAATAGAGGCAGGAGAAGTCACTCTAGCAGATGCCTTGGATGAACACAAAGCCCCAAGTCCATCTTCCTGTCCCAGTGCGCATGAAAAGCCAAGTCCACCCTTGAGCCTAAGATGCTTCCGAAGTCAGACCAACCCTGGCCTTAAGAGGGGTGAACCTGACATAATGCCAGTCCTGGAAAGCTGCATAACACAGGTGGCATCCCTGAAGATAAGCTATGAAAACAAACCCCTCGCTGAGTGGTACCTCAGGAAGGAAGAGGGCAGTGCTCTGTGTAAGAGACAGAAAGTAGGGAGCCACTGTGTCTTGCTACAAAATGAATGCAGTTGTAACCCTGCCAGCTCTGgatatccctttctctctccaactGGGAAGCTTCAAGAAATACCCATGAGCCCAAACCAGGGACTAAGTCCCTGGAATAATCAGAAAAGCCAGGCAAATTTCTTAAATCAAATGAGCCAAGTCTCATCAAATAAGATCAAATTTGAATATGCTCAGCTGAATGGTCAAACCCTTTCCTACATCCAGGACCTTCACCTCCAGCTCGACCCTGGAGACCCCTCTGTGGCTACACAGGAGGACCAACCAAAATTCATACCTCTCTTTGCCTCCAGTGGCTCAGGGAGGCCAGAAGCCTTTCCTCAGGCCTCTTGTGCAGGTAGCAGCTCCCTACAAAGCGTGTGCCCATGTTCAGACATAAAGATACCTGGTCCTACCTCTGGGATCCCCCCGGAATGTCATCATAACCTTCCCACCTGTGTGGGGGCCCTGCCCTGTCATGCTGAGGCGATGGCTACAAGACCGACTGTGGCTGAGACCAACCTATAA